One genomic region from Anopheles bellator chromosome 2, idAnoBellAS_SP24_06.2, whole genome shotgun sequence encodes:
- the LOC131211007 gene encoding actin-related protein 8, with the protein MSTDAPEHNQAQSIIVIHPGSQYLRMGRASDVNPVRLLHAIARRRKPGGKVHRDSWLPRTVETTREVVQEMERCRLQISHALQSAVQSDGQRRYATPPQQIAAFNKRSQPETVPDTLAAWEDEASFADVLIGEEVLKLNPNGGHYNLHFPIRRGELNTHDGVGGSLSSVMTDLQAIWEYVLQRKLHIDPGKLARYRAVLVIPDIYNRAHLGEFMTLLLKRIGFGCCFLVQDHVAATFGAGLGYACVVDVGDQKTSVSCVEDGISHPNTRVRFDHGGADVTQVFYWLLKKCAFPYHECDDRNPLDACLLQQLKEEFGHVNLDTCGSLEKRFVVHQPQMPKRNYTLQVADETMIAPLALFHTELLTITGANRAAPKTQKPASSQSHPEDCFDAEYLRETGRRNKENLEQSATEPGALASAENPDDDIGVDGLAEQERDNKNNDRDYWLGVPGGQLVGLDQAIVQSIERCPSDELKRKMYGCVLLVGGGMKFAGIGRWLQNKLSQKMPPAFRSEQSIVTSPKDMDPEMTSWKGAAIMSCLESAEELWLTETEWARYGLRVLREKAVFMW; encoded by the exons atgtcCACCGATGCTCCCGAA CACAACCAAGCGCAGAGCATCATCGTGATCCACCCCGGGTCCCAGTACCTGCGGATGGGCCGTGCTTCGGATGTGAATCCTGTGCGCCTGCTGCACGCCATCGCACGGCGCCGTAAACCGGGCGGAAAGGTCCACCGTGACAGTTGGTTACCGCGGACGGTGGAGACCACCCGTGAGGTGGTGCAAGAGATGGAACGCTGCCGGCTGCAGATCTCACACGCCCTGCAATCGGCCGTCCAGTCCGACGGCCAGCGGCGGTACGCGACACCACCGCAGCAAATTGCCGCGTTCAATAAACGATCCCAGCCGGAAACCGTACCGGACACACTGGCCGCCTGGGAAGACGAGGCAAGCTTCGCGGATGTGCTGATCGGTGAGGAGGTGCTGAAGCTGAacccaaacggtggccattacAACCTTCACTTTCCGATCCGCCGTGGGGAACTCAACACACACGACGGTGTCGGAGGGTCCCTGTCATCGGTGATGACCGATTTGCAGGCCATCTGGGAGTACGTGTTGCAGCGGAAGCTGCACATCGATCCGGGGAAATTGGCACGCTACCGGGCTGTGCTCGTAATTCCGGATATCTACAACCGCGCCCATCTCGGCGAGTTTATGACACTGCTGCTCAAGCGCATCGGCTTCGGGTGCTGTTTTCTGGTGCAGGACCACGTGGCCGCCACGTTTGGCGCCGGGCTCGGGTACGCCTGCGTGGTGGACGTCGGAGATCAGAAAACGTCCGTGTCGTGCGTCGAGGACGGCATTTCGCATCCGAACACGCGCGTACGCTTCGACCACGGCGGTGCGGATGTGACCCAGGTGTTCTACTGGCTGCTGAAGAAATGTGCCTTTCCGTACCACGAGTGCGACGACCGGAATCCGCTCGATGCCTGTCTGCTGCAGCAGCTAAAGGAAGAGTTTGGCCACGTGAATCTCGACACGTGCGGATCGCTGGAGAAACGGTTTGTCGTCCACCAGCCGCAGATGCCGAAGCGGAACTACACGCTACAGGTCGCCGACGAAACGATGATCGCACCGTTGGCCTTGTTCCACACCGAGCTGCTGACCATCACCGGCGCTAATCGGGCCGCACCGAAAACGCAAAAACCCGCCTCATCCCAGTCGCACCCGGAGGACTGTTTCGATGCCGAGTATCTACGTGAGACCGGC aGAAGGAACAAAGAAAATCTGGAGCAATCCGCCACTGAACCGGGTGCCTTGGCCAGTGCCGAAAACCCCGATGACGACATCGGGGTCGACGGGTTGGCCGAACAGGAGCGCGACAATAAGAACAACGATCGAGATTACTGGCTCGGGGTTCCCGGCGGTCAGCTGGTCGGCCTGGATCAGGCCATCGTGCAGAGCATCGAACGCTGTC CCAGCGACGAGCTGAAGCGGAAGATGTACGGCTGCGTCCTGCTTGTGGGCGGTGGCATGAAGTTTGCCGGCATTGGCCGGTGGCTGCAGAACAAACTGTCGCAAAAGATGCCCCCCGCGTTCCGATCCGAGCAGAGCATCGTGACTAGCCCCAAGGATATGGACCCGGAGATGACCAGCTGGAAGGGGGCCGCCATCATGTCGTGCCTGGAGAGTGCCGAAGAGCTGTGGCTAACGGAGACTGAGTGGGCCCGCTACGGGCTGCGGGTTTTGCGTGAAAAAGCCGTCTTCATGTGGTGA